One segment of Microbacterium arborescens DNA contains the following:
- a CDS encoding ATP-binding cassette domain-containing protein — MTAALTASGLGIRIGDDRTLVHGVDVALEPGERLGIIGESGSGKSLTALAMLGLLAYPLTSFGSATIASADGTVEVVGTPSRRLDRVRGRTISAVFQEPLASLDPLMRVGKQLAWPLAKHRGLSGDELRRGVLDALADVQLPDPERIARSFIHEISGGQRQRVAIALALAAGPNILIADEPTTALDVTVQAGILDLLQREVTERGMTLIFISHDLPVVSRIADRVLVMRHGRQVELGETAQLLRSPQHEYTAQLVAASRALDDFLPAKEDR; from the coding sequence ATGACCGCCGCGCTGACCGCATCGGGCCTCGGCATCCGGATCGGCGATGATCGCACGCTCGTGCACGGCGTCGACGTGGCGCTCGAGCCCGGTGAGCGCCTCGGCATCATCGGCGAGTCCGGCTCGGGCAAGTCGCTGACCGCGCTCGCGATGCTCGGCTTGCTCGCCTATCCGCTCACCTCGTTCGGTTCGGCGACGATCGCGAGCGCCGACGGCACCGTCGAGGTCGTCGGAACCCCGTCGCGCCGGCTCGACCGCGTCCGCGGTCGCACCATCTCTGCCGTCTTCCAAGAGCCGCTCGCCTCGCTCGATCCGCTCATGCGGGTGGGCAAGCAGCTGGCGTGGCCTCTGGCGAAGCACCGCGGCCTGTCGGGCGACGAGCTCCGGCGCGGAGTGCTCGACGCCCTCGCGGATGTACAGCTGCCCGATCCGGAGCGCATCGCGCGGTCGTTCATCCACGAGATCTCGGGTGGTCAGCGGCAGCGGGTCGCGATCGCGCTGGCGCTGGCGGCGGGACCGAACATCCTCATCGCGGACGAGCCGACGACTGCGCTCGACGTGACGGTCCAGGCCGGCATCCTCGACCTGCTCCAGCGCGAGGTCACCGAGCGGGGGATGACCCTGATCTTCATCAGTCACGACCTGCCGGTCGTCTCACGGATCGCCGATCGCGTGCTCGTGATGCGCCACGGGCGTCAGGTCGAGCTCGGTGAGACTGCGCAGTTGCTGCGGTCTCCCCAGCACGAGTACACCGCGCAGCTGGTCGCCGCCTCGCGCGCACTCGACGATTTCCTGCCGGCGAAGGAGGACCGATGA
- a CDS encoding ABC transporter permease, which translates to MTATTLPDTGTVAVPERRRPRRRRSVNLAVGGILFGAIAVIGLISLFWTPFTFDDTSGGRLQPPSAEHWAGTDRLGRDLFTQLMIGARLALTVGFGSVLIAAIIGIALGLTAAVARRWVDDALTSLLDIAIAFPTLLLAMLIVAWRGASVESAILAIGLAGSAVIARLTRIAATRVLAMDYVTAARTSGTGRAGIVFRHVLRNVWPTLIVPLALQFGGAVGAEASLSYLGLGSPPPNASWGRMLEEAQSTVLVSPTAAILPGVLLVAFIIGANLLADGLRDIADPTTRSIG; encoded by the coding sequence GTGACGGCGACGACCCTTCCCGATACGGGTACCGTCGCGGTTCCCGAGCGCAGACGCCCTCGACGCCGGCGCTCGGTGAACCTGGCCGTCGGCGGCATCCTGTTCGGTGCCATCGCCGTGATCGGCCTGATCTCGTTGTTCTGGACCCCGTTCACCTTCGACGACACCAGCGGCGGCCGGCTGCAGCCGCCGTCCGCCGAGCACTGGGCCGGAACCGACCGGCTGGGGCGCGATCTTTTCACGCAGCTCATGATCGGGGCGCGGCTCGCCCTGACCGTCGGCTTCGGGTCGGTGCTGATCGCGGCGATCATCGGCATCGCTTTGGGGCTCACCGCGGCAGTCGCCCGCCGATGGGTGGACGACGCCCTGACGAGCCTGCTCGACATCGCGATCGCGTTCCCGACCCTGTTGCTGGCGATGCTGATCGTCGCCTGGCGCGGCGCGTCGGTCGAGTCGGCGATCCTCGCGATCGGCCTGGCGGGCTCCGCGGTGATCGCACGGCTCACCCGCATCGCGGCGACGCGCGTTCTCGCGATGGACTACGTCACGGCGGCGCGGACATCGGGAACGGGAAGGGCCGGAATCGTGTTCCGGCACGTGCTGCGCAACGTCTGGCCCACCCTCATCGTGCCGCTCGCCCTGCAGTTCGGCGGAGCGGTCGGCGCCGAGGCGTCGTTGTCGTACCTCGGGCTCGGCTCGCCGCCGCCCAACGCCTCGTGGGGTCGGATGCTCGAGGAGGCCCAGAGCACGGTGCTCGTCTCGCCCACGGCGGCGATCCTTCCGGGGGTTCTGCTGGTCGCCTTCATCATCGGCGCGAACCTGCTGGCCGACGGCCTCCGCGACATCGCCGACCCGACGACGAGGAGCATCGGATGA
- a CDS encoding class I SAM-dependent methyltransferase — MSGALDLSLLRRWPDVEAPGLVAADSADRLILDESASARATTGPGELTVIGDGYGALTLGAADEGATGIRVHQDPLSGEAALAANAERLMPDARFASLPLDTALVAGARTVLLRLPRSLDALADIAATIAAAASPDVVVYAGGRIKHMSLAMNDVLRGAFERVDVTHARGKSRVLIARGPLADSLPEARAARIDGLEIRAFGGVFAGARVDIGTRLLLENLPAPTAGGTAEDPWIDFACGTGIVAATWATRHPAARVYASDQSAASVASADATMRANGVSDRVEVARDDLLSRRADASASLIALNPPFHSGASVSDRVAPRLFHDAARVLRPGGELWCVWNSVLRYRSELERIVGPTRQIARDPKFTVTVSTRR; from the coding sequence GTGTCCGGCGCGCTCGATCTCTCACTTCTCCGCCGCTGGCCCGACGTCGAGGCGCCCGGTCTCGTCGCCGCCGATTCCGCCGACCGGCTGATCCTCGACGAGTCCGCGTCGGCTCGCGCCACGACGGGTCCCGGCGAGCTCACCGTCATCGGTGACGGTTACGGCGCGCTCACGCTCGGAGCGGCCGATGAGGGCGCTACCGGCATCCGCGTCCACCAGGACCCGTTGAGCGGCGAGGCCGCCCTCGCCGCGAACGCGGAGCGTCTCATGCCCGACGCCCGATTCGCCTCACTCCCCCTCGACACCGCGCTCGTCGCCGGCGCGCGGACCGTGCTGCTGCGCCTGCCGCGATCGCTCGATGCCCTGGCAGACATCGCCGCCACGATCGCCGCCGCCGCCTCACCCGATGTCGTCGTCTACGCCGGTGGCCGTATCAAGCACATGTCACTCGCCATGAACGACGTGCTTCGTGGAGCTTTCGAGCGGGTGGACGTCACGCACGCGCGGGGGAAGTCACGGGTGCTGATCGCGCGGGGACCCCTCGCTGACTCACTGCCCGAGGCTCGCGCGGCGCGCATCGACGGCCTGGAGATTCGGGCCTTCGGAGGCGTCTTCGCCGGTGCCCGCGTCGACATCGGTACCCGGCTGCTGCTCGAGAACCTCCCGGCGCCCACTGCGGGTGGCACCGCCGAAGACCCGTGGATCGACTTCGCGTGCGGCACGGGCATCGTCGCGGCGACCTGGGCGACGCGCCATCCCGCCGCCCGCGTCTACGCGTCGGATCAGTCGGCCGCCTCCGTCGCCTCCGCAGATGCCACCATGCGCGCCAACGGGGTGTCCGACCGTGTCGAGGTCGCTCGCGATGACTTGCTGTCTCGCCGCGCCGACGCGAGCGCATCCCTCATCGCGCTGAACCCGCCCTTCCACTCCGGCGCATCCGTCAGCGACCGAGTCGCGCCGCGCCTCTTCCACGACGCCGCCCGTGTACTCCGCCCCGGCGGCGAGCTCTGGTGCGTGTGGAATTCGGTCCTCCGCTACCGCTCCGAGCTCGAACGCATCGTGGGCCCCACGCGCCAGATCGCCCGTGACCCGAAGTTCACGGTGACGGTCTCGACGCGCCGCTGA
- a CDS encoding 1-aminocyclopropane-1-carboxylate deaminase: MSLADFPRHSLTFGPSPIHPLDRLSAHLGGARIWAKREDVSSGLAYGGNKTRKLEYIVPDALAQGADTLVSIGGIQSNHTRQVAAVAARLGLRAVVVQENWVDWPDAVNDRVGNILLSRLMGADVRLSPAGFDIGFRDSWKEAIADVEAAGGKPYAIPAGASDHRLGGLGFANWAHEVRQQEEQLGVFFDTIVVCTVTGSTHAGMVAGFADLAANFGDRPRRVLGIDASATIEKTRDQVERIARRTAELIGVGRELRDDEIQVLEGWAGEKYGIPVASTDEAIFLTGRLEGVILDPVYEGKSMAGLIDLVSSREIPAASNVLYAHLGGQQAINAYSGRYH; the protein is encoded by the coding sequence ATGTCTCTCGCCGATTTTCCCCGCCACTCGCTGACCTTCGGTCCGAGCCCGATCCATCCGCTGGATCGTCTGTCCGCCCATCTCGGGGGTGCGCGCATCTGGGCCAAGCGTGAGGACGTGTCGAGCGGTCTCGCCTATGGCGGCAACAAGACCCGCAAGCTCGAGTACATCGTGCCCGACGCCCTCGCGCAGGGCGCCGACACGCTCGTGTCCATCGGCGGCATCCAGTCGAACCACACGCGTCAGGTTGCGGCGGTCGCCGCCCGCCTCGGCTTGCGAGCCGTCGTCGTCCAGGAGAACTGGGTCGACTGGCCGGATGCGGTCAACGACCGCGTCGGCAACATCCTGCTCTCGCGGCTGATGGGCGCGGATGTCCGGCTCTCACCCGCGGGCTTCGACATCGGGTTCCGCGATTCGTGGAAGGAAGCGATCGCCGACGTCGAGGCGGCGGGGGGCAAGCCCTACGCGATTCCCGCAGGGGCCAGCGACCACCGCCTCGGCGGGCTCGGGTTCGCGAACTGGGCTCACGAGGTGCGTCAGCAGGAGGAGCAGCTCGGGGTGTTCTTCGACACCATCGTCGTCTGCACCGTGACCGGCTCGACCCACGCCGGCATGGTGGCGGGCTTCGCCGACCTCGCGGCGAACTTCGGCGACCGTCCGCGTCGCGTCCTGGGCATCGACGCGTCGGCGACGATCGAGAAGACCCGCGACCAGGTGGAGCGCATCGCACGCCGCACGGCGGAACTCATCGGCGTCGGCCGCGAGCTGCGTGATGACGAGATCCAGGTGCTCGAGGGATGGGCAGGCGAGAAGTACGGCATCCCTGTCGCGTCCACGGACGAGGCCATCTTCCTCACGGGACGTCTCGAGGGCGTCATCCTCGACCCGGTCTACGAGGGGAAGTCGATGGCGGGTCTGATCGACCTCGTCTCATCGCGCGAGATCCCGGCAGCGTCGAACGTGCTCTACGCACACCTGGGCGGGCAGCAGGCGATCAACGCATACAGCGGCCGCTACCACTGA
- a CDS encoding DoxX family protein, which translates to MRTLLRRLLAGAMIFAGLSHLFWARRDFQAQVPDVVVEKLPIDRDGVVVASGAVEALFGLALLALPRERSRIGALLAGFFIAVFPGNVDQWRKGRSAFGLDTDRRRFVRLFFQPVLVAWAWWSTRQPRDAA; encoded by the coding sequence ATGAGAACCCTGCTTCGCCGGCTGCTCGCCGGTGCCATGATCTTCGCCGGACTGAGCCATCTGTTCTGGGCGAGGCGAGACTTCCAAGCGCAGGTGCCCGATGTCGTCGTCGAGAAGCTGCCGATCGATCGGGACGGCGTCGTCGTCGCGTCCGGAGCCGTCGAGGCGCTGTTCGGTCTCGCGCTCCTCGCGCTCCCGCGCGAGCGTTCGCGCATCGGAGCACTGCTCGCGGGGTTCTTCATCGCGGTCTTCCCCGGCAATGTCGATCAGTGGCGCAAGGGACGGAGTGCCTTCGGACTCGACACGGATCGTCGTCGCTTCGTGCGGCTGTTCTTCCAGCCGGTGCTCGTGGCGTGGGCGTGGTGGTCGACCCGTCAGCCGCGCGACGCGGCGTAG
- a CDS encoding GntR family transcriptional regulator: MSLAPVARPASLRDHAYTALRDAIVSGRLEPGARLRDSELEEWLGVSRTPIREAIARLEVAGLVRTRRAKATEVAPLDEREALSAQRIAAALHELAVREAVPQLTASNIDAMRAANARFAEALRASDVEGAVTADDEFHRVAVDASANPLLGTLLEQVTPLLRRLERARFSSLAGRDSVSAHARIVELCTAGDVDAAASATRENWLTLERLLTHPDPA, from the coding sequence ATGTCGCTAGCTCCCGTCGCCCGTCCCGCTTCGCTGCGCGACCACGCGTACACGGCGCTGCGTGACGCGATCGTCAGTGGCCGGCTCGAACCCGGCGCCCGGCTTCGCGACAGTGAGCTCGAAGAGTGGCTCGGTGTGAGCCGCACCCCCATCCGGGAGGCGATCGCCCGGCTCGAAGTCGCGGGGCTGGTCCGGACGCGACGTGCGAAGGCGACCGAGGTCGCGCCGCTGGACGAGCGCGAGGCCCTGTCGGCGCAGCGGATCGCCGCAGCGTTGCATGAGCTCGCTGTCCGCGAGGCCGTGCCCCAGCTGACGGCATCGAATATCGATGCGATGCGTGCCGCGAACGCCCGGTTCGCCGAGGCACTGCGGGCGAGCGACGTGGAGGGCGCCGTCACTGCGGACGACGAGTTCCATCGGGTGGCTGTCGATGCGAGCGCCAACCCGCTGCTCGGCACTCTGCTCGAACAGGTAACGCCCTTGCTGCGGCGGCTCGAACGCGCACGCTTCTCTAGTCTTGCGGGGCGCGACTCCGTCTCTGCGCATGCGCGCATCGTCGAGCTGTGCACTGCGGGCGATGTCGATGCCGCCGCGTCCGCGACACGTGAGAACTGGCTGACCCTCGAGCGCCTGTTGACCCATCCCGATCCCGCCTGA
- a CDS encoding ABC transporter ATP-binding protein → MTAEGNAMLALENVDFAYGRRDAVLHDVSLSLAPGQTVGLVGESGAGKTSVLRVLLGLASPTAGRALFEGAPIRPGDRAQMRSLRRAVQPVYQDPFSSLDPRMTVGQSIAEPLRSLGITRDRRRIDARVAELLAAVDLDDDAAGRYPDAFSGGQRQRIAIARALAPRPRLLLADEPVSALDTSVRMHVIELFQRLAAEQGIGMLLVSHDLTIVSALCERMTVLRAGRVVEEGPTSRLLTAPADRYTAQLVDAVPRLPPE, encoded by the coding sequence ATGACCGCCGAGGGCAACGCGATGCTCGCGCTCGAGAACGTCGACTTCGCCTACGGGCGTCGAGACGCGGTCCTCCATGACGTTTCGCTGTCACTCGCTCCCGGCCAGACGGTCGGTCTCGTGGGGGAGTCGGGTGCAGGCAAGACCTCCGTGCTGCGGGTGCTGTTGGGTCTGGCCTCGCCGACGGCGGGGCGCGCGCTGTTCGAGGGAGCTCCGATCCGGCCGGGCGACCGGGCCCAGATGCGCTCGCTGCGCCGGGCGGTGCAGCCGGTGTACCAGGACCCGTTCTCGTCTCTCGATCCTCGGATGACGGTGGGGCAGTCGATCGCCGAGCCGCTGCGCTCGCTGGGCATCACGCGAGATCGGCGTCGGATCGACGCGCGGGTCGCCGAGCTGCTCGCGGCCGTGGACCTCGACGATGACGCCGCCGGCCGCTACCCCGACGCGTTCTCCGGTGGACAGCGCCAGCGGATCGCGATCGCCCGCGCGCTCGCGCCGCGACCACGGTTGCTCCTCGCCGATGAGCCGGTGAGTGCTCTCGACACGTCGGTGCGCATGCACGTCATCGAACTGTTCCAGCGCCTCGCGGCAGAGCAGGGCATCGGCATGCTGCTGGTCTCGCACGACCTCACGATCGTGTCGGCGCTGTGCGAGCGGATGACGGTTCTCCGGGCCGGTCGCGTCGTCGAAGAGGGCCCGACATCGCGACTGCTCACCGCACCGGCCGACCGCTACACCGCGCAGCTCGTCGACGCCGTGCCGCGTCTACCCCCGGAATGA